From Alienimonas californiensis, a single genomic window includes:
- a CDS encoding PAS domain S-box protein, with the protein MPQVPPPIAGSVPSESPTLSEPATPIAATPLCNAAALDRIVRTVRRALGVEWATMSVIGAGRQRVVSAAGLPAGGELNAADTLCALCAEAGGLAVRDVTERPEFRDLPGPASLGVRSYLGVPVALPNATEVGVLCALDRVPRDWTDADREMLDDLAAAAADLIRADRLAEAYAAAEARARASEERFRDVAETAGEYLWEVDAEGRFTFLTERAENTFGRPLGTMIGLRPWEMYDEPTESARVREWFEGVRRDRVRFRNLVRRSVRPDGDERWVRLSGAPLFDDAGALIGYRGAGQDVTTEKRAELAATRAEVAAERARRERYDLLERFITQAPASVAMFDREMRYVSHSRQWLGLHGLPDTMELTGRSHYDVLPQQPARWREAHEACLAGETRRAEADSFTRADGVPGWVDWHVEPWRDETGQVGGVVILSADVTARQRSLSRLKSAVDAADIGTWLWDLRTGVLLADGGLRAFFGFPPEAETVGVDPDRLYDPIHADDQSRVAAAIHHAYETGRFDTEFRVRPPHGKSRWLAARGQVTRDEEDRPLSFHGAVVDVTERKLAEAQLYEAKAQAEAANRAKSEFVANISHELRTPLTAILGYADLAADAAETAAINFPHDGSAAVWEEVHANAHTIRRNGEHLLRLINDVLDLAKIEAGKLSIDRVPYSAARLADELADLMRPRAESGGMRLETRVAPELAGRAVLGDPVRVRQILLNLLGNAAKFTARGGATGGAATGGSAGNDDSVVLSVRPTVGGDEEVHWLEFAVADTGCGVPADQLDRLFEPFEQADAGAGRRYGGTGLGLSISRRLAERLGGTLTAESVPGAGSTFRLRVPAPPCGSAPARLLTDAPRPQRLPPPLPPRPLDRGPSVSPPVLHAASAPLKPLVGRRVLLAEDAEDSRRLVTFLLNKAGAEVEAVCDGRAAIEALFPQTPPGAAARQPDPGAGFDVVLMDMQMPHLDGLEATRELRSRGYRGPIVALTAHAMEGAAAACLAAGCDAHASKPISREELVDAVFRAAAGAFAADREAMPEGLLDPIPL; encoded by the coding sequence GTGCCGCAGGTTCCCCCGCCGATCGCCGGGTCCGTTCCCTCGGAGAGCCCCACGCTTTCCGAGCCGGCGACGCCGATCGCTGCAACGCCGCTGTGCAATGCAGCCGCGTTGGACCGCATCGTGCGGACGGTCCGGCGGGCGCTGGGGGTGGAGTGGGCCACGATGTCGGTGATCGGCGCGGGCCGTCAGCGGGTCGTCAGCGCCGCCGGACTGCCGGCGGGCGGAGAGTTGAACGCCGCGGACACCCTCTGCGCCCTGTGCGCCGAGGCGGGGGGGCTGGCGGTCCGGGACGTGACGGAGCGCCCGGAGTTCCGCGATCTCCCGGGACCGGCGTCGCTGGGCGTGCGGAGTTACCTGGGCGTGCCGGTGGCGCTGCCGAACGCCACGGAGGTCGGAGTGCTCTGCGCCCTGGATCGCGTTCCCCGCGACTGGACCGACGCAGACCGGGAAATGCTGGACGATCTGGCGGCCGCGGCCGCGGACCTGATCCGGGCCGATCGGCTGGCGGAGGCGTACGCCGCCGCCGAGGCCCGAGCCCGGGCCAGCGAGGAGCGCTTCCGCGACGTGGCCGAGACCGCGGGGGAGTACCTCTGGGAGGTCGACGCCGAGGGACGGTTTACCTTCCTCACGGAACGGGCGGAGAACACCTTCGGCCGACCGCTGGGGACGATGATCGGGCTGCGGCCGTGGGAGATGTACGACGAACCGACCGAGTCGGCACGGGTGCGGGAGTGGTTCGAGGGCGTCCGCCGCGACCGGGTGCGATTCCGCAACCTCGTCCGCCGCAGCGTGCGGCCGGACGGGGACGAACGCTGGGTGCGTCTGAGCGGCGCCCCGCTGTTCGACGACGCCGGCGCGCTGATCGGCTACCGCGGGGCCGGTCAGGACGTGACGACGGAAAAGCGGGCGGAACTCGCCGCCACGCGGGCCGAAGTCGCCGCGGAGCGCGCCCGCCGGGAGCGGTACGACCTGCTGGAGCGGTTCATCACGCAGGCGCCGGCGTCGGTGGCGATGTTCGACCGGGAGATGCGGTACGTCAGCCACAGCCGCCAATGGCTGGGACTGCACGGGCTGCCGGACACCATGGAACTGACCGGACGCTCCCATTACGACGTGCTCCCCCAGCAACCTGCGCGGTGGCGGGAGGCGCATGAAGCCTGTCTGGCCGGCGAAACCCGTCGGGCGGAGGCCGATTCCTTCACCCGTGCGGACGGCGTCCCCGGCTGGGTCGACTGGCACGTCGAGCCGTGGCGCGACGAGACCGGGCAGGTCGGCGGCGTCGTGATCCTGTCCGCCGACGTGACCGCCCGGCAGCGGAGCCTGAGCCGCCTGAAAAGCGCCGTGGACGCCGCCGACATCGGCACCTGGCTGTGGGACCTGCGGACCGGCGTGCTGCTGGCCGACGGCGGGCTGCGGGCCTTCTTCGGCTTCCCCCCGGAAGCCGAAACCGTCGGCGTCGACCCGGACCGGCTGTACGACCCGATCCACGCGGACGATCAGAGCCGCGTCGCCGCCGCGATCCACCACGCCTACGAAACCGGCCGGTTCGACACGGAGTTCCGCGTCCGCCCCCCCCACGGCAAGTCCCGCTGGCTGGCCGCCCGCGGTCAGGTCACCCGCGACGAGGAAGATCGCCCGTTGAGCTTCCACGGCGCCGTGGTGGACGTGACGGAACGCAAACTCGCCGAGGCCCAACTCTACGAGGCCAAGGCCCAGGCGGAGGCCGCCAATCGGGCGAAAAGCGAGTTCGTGGCGAACATCAGTCATGAACTGCGGACCCCGCTGACGGCGATCCTCGGCTACGCCGACCTCGCCGCCGACGCCGCGGAGACGGCGGCGATCAACTTCCCGCACGACGGCTCCGCCGCGGTCTGGGAGGAGGTGCACGCCAACGCGCACACGATCCGCCGCAACGGCGAGCACCTGCTCCGCCTCATCAACGACGTGCTCGATCTGGCCAAGATCGAGGCCGGTAAGCTGTCCATCGATCGGGTGCCCTACTCCGCCGCCCGCCTCGCGGACGAACTCGCCGACCTGATGCGCCCCCGGGCCGAATCCGGCGGGATGCGTCTGGAGACGCGCGTCGCCCCGGAACTGGCCGGCCGGGCCGTCCTGGGCGATCCGGTGCGGGTGCGGCAAATTCTGCTCAACCTGCTCGGCAACGCGGCGAAGTTCACCGCCCGCGGCGGGGCGACCGGCGGTGCGGCGACCGGCGGTTCGGCGGGGAACGACGACTCCGTCGTGCTGTCGGTGCGGCCGACGGTCGGCGGTGACGAGGAGGTCCACTGGCTGGAGTTCGCCGTCGCCGATACCGGCTGCGGCGTCCCCGCCGATCAGTTGGATCGCCTGTTCGAGCCGTTCGAGCAGGCGGACGCCGGCGCCGGGCGGCGATACGGCGGGACGGGGTTGGGGCTGTCGATTTCCCGCCGGTTGGCGGAGCGCCTGGGCGGCACGCTGACGGCGGAAAGCGTCCCGGGCGCCGGCAGCACGTTCCGACTGCGGGTGCCGGCCCCGCCCTGCGGGTCGGCGCCGGCGCGGCTGCTGACCGACGCGCCCCGCCCGCAGCGCCTGCCGCCGCCGCTCCCGCCGCGTCCGCTGGATCGGGGGCCGTCGGTCTCGCCCCCCGTGCTCCACGCGGCGTCGGCGCCGCTCAAACCGCTGGTCGGACGGCGGGTGCTGCTGGCGGAGGACGCCGAGGACAGCCGCCGCCTGGTCACGTTCCTGCTGAACAAGGCGGGGGCGGAGGTGGAGGCGGTCTGCGACGGCCGGGCCGCGATCGAGGCGCTGTTCCCCCAGACCCCGCCGGGCGCCGCGGCGCGACAGCCGGATCCGGGGGCGGGGTTCGACGTGGTGCTGATGGACATGCAGATGCCGCACCTCGACGGCCTCGAGGCGACCCGGGAACTGCGGAGCCGCGGGTACCGCGGCCCGATCGTGGCGCTGACCGCCCACGCGATGGAGGGCGCCGCCGCCGCCTGCCTCGCCGCCGGCTGCGACGCCCACGCCTCCAAGCCGATCAGTCGGGAGGAACTCGTCGACGCCGTCTTCCGCGCCGCCGCCGGCGCCTTCGCCGCCGACCGCGAAGCCATGCCCGAGGGCCTCCTCGACCCGATCCCGCTCTGA
- a CDS encoding DUF1552 domain-containing protein — protein sequence MNTPFRSARREFLKNLGLSAAAAPFVLNLPSLGFNRAFGAESGAGRPAPRRIVVIFSPNGVVPKTFWPEVLDSNAKKYSETSDFELTGSLAPLAPFKDQTLLLRGVDNKMQGDGDRHMRGIGCLLTGKILLPGNVQGGSDTPAGWSSGISIDQEIKNHLQSVAETETRFGSLEFGVMVPDRADTWTRMVYAGSNKPIAPVDDPRRMFKKLYGRVKDNQLLATVLDDVRTDLAKVKGLVGAEDRAILEQHESFVRQMERQLAKAEPVGKPDGGVDDAEHLGHALPEPDPALELLNDRIPEIAAAQRDLLIDAFRRDACRVATMQYTNSVGGAKFRWIGVDESHHTLSHEPDGNEDAVDKLTRINAWYAEEVARLCTQLAETPEPGHPGSMLDHTTVVWTNEMGTGNSHSLNDIPWVLIGGGLGFKTGRALHMGDVPHNRLLLSLAKPFGVERDVFGQEDLCAGGVLSGLTA from the coding sequence ATGAACACGCCCTTCCGTTCCGCCCGCCGCGAGTTCCTCAAGAACCTCGGGCTGTCCGCCGCCGCCGCCCCGTTCGTGTTGAACCTGCCGAGCCTCGGCTTCAACCGGGCCTTCGGCGCCGAGTCCGGCGCCGGCCGGCCGGCCCCGCGACGGATCGTGGTGATCTTCAGCCCCAACGGCGTGGTCCCGAAGACCTTCTGGCCGGAGGTGTTGGATTCCAACGCGAAGAAGTACAGCGAAACCTCGGACTTCGAACTGACCGGCTCGCTGGCCCCGCTGGCCCCGTTCAAGGACCAGACGCTGCTGCTCCGCGGCGTGGACAACAAGATGCAGGGCGACGGCGACCGCCACATGCGCGGCATCGGCTGTCTGCTGACCGGCAAGATCCTGCTGCCCGGCAACGTGCAGGGCGGCAGCGACACCCCCGCCGGGTGGAGCAGCGGCATCTCCATCGACCAGGAGATCAAGAACCACCTGCAATCCGTCGCCGAGACCGAGACCCGCTTCGGCTCCCTGGAGTTCGGCGTGATGGTCCCGGACCGGGCCGACACCTGGACCCGCATGGTCTACGCCGGCTCCAACAAGCCGATCGCCCCGGTCGACGACCCGCGGCGGATGTTCAAAAAGCTGTACGGCCGGGTGAAGGACAACCAGCTCCTCGCCACCGTGCTGGACGACGTGCGGACCGACCTCGCCAAGGTGAAGGGTCTGGTGGGGGCGGAGGACCGGGCGATTCTGGAACAGCACGAATCGTTCGTGCGGCAGATGGAGCGCCAGTTGGCGAAGGCGGAGCCGGTCGGCAAGCCGGACGGCGGCGTCGACGACGCCGAGCACCTCGGCCACGCCCTGCCGGAGCCGGACCCGGCCCTGGAACTGCTTAACGACCGCATCCCGGAGATCGCCGCCGCCCAGCGGGACCTGCTGATCGACGCCTTCCGCCGGGACGCCTGCCGCGTCGCCACCATGCAGTACACCAACAGCGTGGGCGGGGCGAAGTTCCGCTGGATCGGCGTGGACGAGAGCCACCACACCCTCTCTCACGAGCCGGACGGCAACGAGGACGCCGTCGACAAGCTGACCCGCATCAACGCCTGGTACGCCGAGGAGGTCGCCCGGCTGTGCACGCAGCTCGCCGAGACCCCCGAGCCCGGCCACCCCGGTTCGATGCTGGACCACACCACGGTCGTCTGGACGAACGAGATGGGCACCGGCAATTCGCACAGCCTGAACGATATCCCCTGGGTGTTGATCGGCGGCGGGCTGGGCTTCAAGACCGGCCGGGCCCTGCACATGGGCGACGTGCCCCACAACCGCCTGCTGCTCAGCCTCGCCAAGCCGTTCGGCGTGGAGCGGGACGTCTTCGGCCAGGAAGACCTCTGCGCCGGCGGCGTGCTCAGCGGGTTGACGGCGTAG
- a CDS encoding DUF1588 domain-containing protein has product MHLPVSIRPSRTAVALACAFAALLAAGPSVAAEAEAERGAELFARVCAECHGAKGEGVEFLYESPLHGDLSVDQLADLIARTMPEEDPGSVVGEDAAAVAAFAYDAFYSRNAQLRNAPPRVELSRLTGSQYRRSIAALGATFAGHRDLPADAPHGLAAQYRARTGPWDKRLAFKRTEPVIDVDLGDGVPKPNEGDETGPSKDKLQDEGFEISWEGALLPPVTGVYKFAVESSHQVEFDLNGTRLVNVRVRSGDQTRYECEAFLLGGQPVPLRMRTEKRLGKEFNTDAPKIDFAARLSWTPPHRTEAVVPARNLLPGWTPPALLVSTPFPPDDRSVGYERGSAVSAAWDEATSEAAFEIADLLLESDDGIRTYLKINDKDPADKQVQKAKEFCAKWAERAFRRPLTDEQRALYVDAHFDGDRHWKEATKRCVLMTLKSPHFLYPNLHAAIAAASGEAPDGYDRAAALALFLWDSLPDDHLHQAAQKGWLNKPEDVAKEANRMSKDYRATVKLTEFFAEWLIPEGAHEMAKDETMYPGFDHAAVGDLRTSLELTIADALAGENADFRSLWNAEDLYVNARLAELYKDDLVDPGKAPQDGTFVKLAVKPERRAGLLTHPLLMAGYAHHRVTSPIHRGVFVARKLLGRNLKPPKEAFSPLPEDFGDGLTTRERVAHQTSDVACSACHNTINPLGFSLERFDAIGRYRTEEQVVKKDAKEPVTKPVDPSGVYVSPEGAEVPLDGAVALSRFIADSPEARTAFVERLFHHAVKQPTAAYGLETRETLAAQFEEQETNMKAAFAAAATVAAIGPPQDASARTAAAHDAADDSAKN; this is encoded by the coding sequence ATGCACTTGCCCGTTTCGATCCGTCCCTCCCGGACGGCCGTCGCTCTCGCCTGTGCCTTCGCGGCACTGCTCGCGGCCGGTCCGTCGGTCGCGGCCGAGGCCGAGGCCGAACGCGGCGCGGAACTGTTCGCCCGCGTGTGCGCCGAGTGCCACGGCGCCAAGGGCGAAGGGGTGGAGTTCCTGTATGAATCCCCGCTGCACGGCGACCTGTCCGTCGATCAGTTGGCGGACCTCATCGCCCGCACGATGCCCGAGGAAGACCCCGGGTCGGTCGTGGGCGAGGACGCCGCCGCGGTCGCCGCGTTCGCCTACGACGCCTTCTATTCCCGCAACGCGCAGCTGCGGAACGCCCCCCCGCGGGTCGAACTGAGCCGTCTGACCGGCAGCCAGTACCGCCGCTCGATCGCGGCGCTGGGGGCGACGTTCGCCGGTCACCGCGATCTGCCGGCCGACGCCCCGCACGGCTTGGCGGCGCAGTATCGCGCCCGCACCGGCCCGTGGGACAAGCGCCTGGCGTTCAAGCGGACCGAGCCGGTTATCGACGTGGACCTCGGCGACGGCGTGCCCAAGCCGAACGAGGGCGACGAAACCGGCCCCTCCAAGGACAAGCTGCAGGACGAGGGCTTCGAAATCAGTTGGGAGGGCGCCCTGCTGCCGCCCGTGACGGGCGTCTACAAGTTCGCCGTGGAGAGCTCCCACCAGGTCGAGTTCGATCTGAACGGCACGCGCCTGGTCAACGTGCGGGTCCGCAGCGGCGATCAGACCCGTTACGAGTGCGAGGCCTTCCTGCTGGGCGGCCAGCCGGTCCCGCTGCGGATGCGGACGGAGAAGCGGCTCGGGAAGGAGTTCAACACGGACGCCCCGAAGATCGATTTCGCGGCCCGCCTCTCCTGGACGCCGCCGCACCGGACCGAGGCCGTCGTGCCCGCCCGCAACCTGCTGCCCGGTTGGACGCCGCCGGCGCTGTTGGTCTCCACGCCCTTCCCGCCGGACGACCGCAGCGTGGGCTACGAGCGCGGCTCCGCCGTGAGCGCCGCCTGGGACGAGGCGACCAGCGAGGCCGCCTTCGAGATCGCCGATCTGCTGCTGGAATCCGACGACGGCATCCGCACCTACCTGAAGATCAACGACAAGGACCCCGCGGACAAGCAGGTCCAGAAAGCGAAGGAGTTCTGCGCCAAGTGGGCCGAACGCGCCTTCCGCCGCCCGCTGACCGACGAGCAGCGGGCCCTGTACGTCGACGCCCACTTCGACGGCGATCGTCACTGGAAGGAAGCGACGAAGCGGTGCGTGTTGATGACGCTGAAAAGCCCGCACTTCCTCTACCCGAACCTGCACGCCGCGATCGCCGCGGCCAGCGGCGAGGCGCCGGACGGGTACGACCGCGCCGCCGCCCTGGCCCTGTTCCTGTGGGACAGCCTGCCGGACGACCACCTGCACCAGGCCGCCCAGAAGGGCTGGCTGAACAAGCCGGAGGACGTCGCCAAGGAGGCGAACCGGATGAGCAAGGACTACCGCGCGACCGTCAAACTGACGGAGTTCTTCGCCGAATGGCTGATCCCCGAGGGGGCGCACGAGATGGCGAAGGACGAGACGATGTATCCGGGCTTCGACCACGCCGCCGTGGGCGACCTGCGGACCAGCCTGGAGCTGACGATCGCCGACGCCCTCGCCGGGGAGAACGCGGACTTCCGATCTCTGTGGAACGCGGAGGACCTGTACGTCAACGCCCGTCTGGCGGAGTTGTATAAGGACGACCTGGTCGACCCGGGCAAGGCCCCGCAGGACGGCACGTTCGTCAAACTGGCGGTGAAGCCGGAGCGGCGGGCGGGTCTGCTGACCCATCCGCTGCTGATGGCCGGCTACGCCCACCACCGGGTCACGAGCCCGATTCACCGCGGGGTGTTCGTCGCCCGCAAGCTGCTGGGCCGCAACCTCAAGCCGCCCAAGGAGGCCTTCAGCCCGCTGCCGGAGGACTTCGGCGACGGCCTGACGACCCGGGAACGGGTGGCGCACCAGACCTCCGACGTGGCCTGCTCCGCCTGCCATAACACGATCAACCCGCTGGGCTTCAGCCTGGAGCGGTTCGACGCGATCGGCCGCTACCGCACCGAGGAACAAGTTGTCAAAAAGGACGCGAAAGAGCCGGTGACGAAGCCGGTCGACCCCTCGGGGGTGTACGTGTCGCCGGAGGGGGCCGAGGTGCCGCTGGACGGGGCGGTCGCCCTGAGCCGGTTCATCGCCGACAGCCCCGAGGCCCGCACCGCGTTCGTGGAGCGGCTGTTCCACCACGCGGTCAAGCAGCCGACCGCCGCCTACGGCTTGGAGACCCGCGAAACTCTCGCCGCCCAGTTCGAGGAGCAGGAGACGAACATGAAAGCCGCCTTCGCCGCCGCCGCGACCGTCGCCGCGATCGGTCCGCCGCAGGACGCCTCCGCCCGCACCGCCGCCGCCCACGACGCGGCTGACGACTCCGCGAAGAACTGA
- a CDS encoding autotransporter outer membrane beta-barrel domain-containing protein: MPPAAARLLAPRFPRFTAAVACCASAAIAPAALAQTGQVIGKTVTTSNDETTDAATVSFREALGAVYPGGTGVRFDVPLFADPDVDPVIELNGAIPAGREDVRVDLEQGGRGIELLVRPNGGGQSAAGPHVLNPTFTGSGTVTADLGSGSAAELTLNGHNGHRLTKVVSGVVVAGTDTGFGRGLHLEAGAGGRLTGSTYLGQLTGDGTLNLGSHVLVLGIFPSNPGGGTAVADGPGYSSAFAGSLAGSSQAGLLKMGSGTVTLTGESTYGGGTSVLGGRLEVDSAAALGTGALQLGNGAELKLLGVLDDRPGHEAGPAFLRQLDLNGGGRIDLNGHDLLLGAGVSGFGGLVVHGEGELTLATANSYAGGTSVTDSTLVIAAGGALGSGDLFLNDATVRTAHTEGTLVYGGAIALGADGGTVETSGGRWTVTGGTAGGTLTKTGAGELRLGAAGTHKSTVVAGGTLAVTGLTALGAGTVTLDGGELFSDLAAGQDSVLKNAVALGAAGGAIRTDALLTVEGQLSGAGLLTKTGSGTLILARSNSMTGGILVSAGAVRADQTAALGSGPLTLAGGRLETAGSVTLGNGVEVAAAGGRLRTLDSDARVTLAGDVDLLGDLTLDGAGTFLFGSDAGTFNAAAGVTANALSGATVRVDTVAPGLNLAGGSRLIGVGEALGDVNAAGEIAPGADGTGGQTLSVRDDLTLQSGGGLRIDHTPAGTDLVAVGGAANLSGGTVTVDVGSPDAAAQRALARQIAEPGSFMDLTVLTAAGGITAGPQSAGAKAWSLTGSSSVVSDGGTDSLVVRLSRVANGAAVFANPDEAAAADALFTLMPNAEGPAADLFAAALLSDADAARPMLNGLTAARSGGLGGVSVAGAGAVRRTMFRALRPGGGGGGLFRGQSGDPLADAGTGAGGDDEFGFGTFTLGSDIGDGGDGEESEGVDPGVRTADAGDKDSETGVEKSSFTPGGRAARTRRSGPDLCWGGFAEGYVVGGEIGSGLNETEYLTGGAVFGIDRLVASGTRVGVLWGFGGTGAESGGGVDQFEADVSSWQLGLYGTKTAGRWHAAAAAVYGGDGYETTRTLRAGGQAFVADGETDGSSVTLAAESGYLLPIEWIDLQPLAGVQYVSSSRDGYRETGLGAADLLYGDASADSLRVQLGARAAKTLGDPGGFAVIPELRAWWFGEVAGSDSPAPIRFAAAPTLPAFTTVGEDGTNQWVFGGGLTGLLGRHVRLYAHYDLLLGEDSLSHAGTGGAELRW; the protein is encoded by the coding sequence GTGCCCCCTGCTGCCGCTCGACTCCTCGCCCCGCGCTTCCCCCGCTTCACGGCGGCGGTCGCCTGCTGTGCGTCGGCCGCGATCGCCCCGGCCGCCCTGGCCCAGACCGGGCAGGTGATCGGCAAGACCGTCACCACCTCGAATGACGAAACGACCGACGCCGCCACCGTCAGCTTCCGCGAGGCCCTGGGCGCCGTGTACCCCGGCGGGACGGGCGTGCGGTTCGACGTGCCGCTGTTCGCGGACCCCGACGTCGATCCGGTCATTGAGCTGAACGGCGCGATCCCCGCCGGCCGCGAAGACGTGCGGGTGGACCTCGAACAGGGCGGCCGCGGGATCGAACTGCTGGTCCGGCCCAACGGCGGCGGGCAGAGCGCCGCCGGCCCGCACGTCCTCAACCCGACCTTCACCGGCTCCGGCACGGTCACGGCGGATCTGGGGAGCGGCTCCGCCGCGGAACTGACGCTCAACGGGCACAACGGGCACCGGCTCACGAAGGTCGTCAGCGGGGTGGTCGTCGCGGGAACGGACACCGGCTTCGGCCGCGGACTGCACCTCGAAGCCGGTGCCGGCGGCCGGCTGACCGGCAGCACCTACCTCGGCCAACTGACCGGCGACGGCACGCTGAACCTTGGCTCCCACGTGCTCGTGCTGGGGATCTTCCCCTCGAACCCCGGCGGCGGAACCGCGGTCGCGGACGGGCCGGGCTACAGCTCCGCGTTCGCCGGGTCGCTGGCCGGCTCCAGTCAGGCCGGGCTGCTCAAGATGGGCTCCGGCACCGTCACGCTGACCGGCGAGAGCACCTACGGCGGCGGCACCAGCGTGCTGGGCGGCCGCCTGGAGGTCGACTCCGCGGCGGCCCTCGGCACCGGAGCCCTGCAACTGGGCAACGGCGCCGAACTGAAGCTGCTCGGCGTGCTGGACGACCGCCCCGGGCACGAGGCCGGACCGGCGTTCCTGCGGCAACTCGACCTGAACGGCGGCGGCCGCATCGACCTGAACGGCCACGACCTGCTGCTGGGCGCCGGGGTGTCCGGCTTCGGCGGACTGGTGGTGCACGGCGAGGGCGAACTGACCCTCGCCACCGCCAACAGCTACGCGGGCGGCACCTCCGTCACGGACTCCACACTCGTGATCGCCGCCGGCGGCGCCCTCGGCTCCGGCGACCTGTTCCTCAACGACGCCACCGTCCGCACCGCCCACACCGAGGGCACGCTGGTCTACGGCGGCGCGATCGCCCTGGGCGCGGACGGCGGCACGGTCGAAACCTCCGGCGGCCGCTGGACCGTCACCGGCGGCACCGCCGGCGGGACCCTCACCAAAACCGGCGCCGGCGAACTGCGGCTGGGCGCCGCCGGCACGCACAAGTCGACCGTCGTCGCCGGCGGCACGCTGGCGGTGACCGGCCTGACCGCCCTCGGCGCCGGCACGGTGACGCTCGACGGCGGCGAACTGTTCTCCGATCTGGCCGCCGGTCAGGATTCCGTCCTGAAAAACGCCGTCGCCCTGGGCGCCGCCGGCGGGGCGATCCGCACCGACGCGCTGCTCACCGTCGAGGGCCAGCTCAGCGGGGCCGGCCTGCTGACGAAAACCGGCAGCGGCACCCTGATCCTGGCCCGGTCGAACTCCATGACCGGCGGGATCCTCGTCTCCGCCGGCGCCGTCCGGGCGGACCAGACCGCGGCGCTGGGCTCCGGCCCGCTGACCTTGGCCGGCGGTCGGCTGGAGACCGCCGGGTCCGTGACGCTCGGCAACGGCGTCGAAGTCGCCGCCGCCGGCGGGCGCCTGCGGACCCTGGACTCCGACGCCCGCGTCACCCTGGCCGGGGACGTGGACCTGCTGGGCGACCTGACGCTCGACGGCGCCGGCACGTTCCTGTTCGGCTCGGACGCCGGCACGTTCAACGCCGCCGCCGGCGTCACGGCGAATGCCTTGAGCGGCGCCACCGTGCGGGTCGACACCGTCGCCCCCGGCCTGAACCTGGCCGGCGGGAGCCGGCTGATCGGCGTCGGCGAGGCGCTGGGCGACGTGAACGCCGCCGGCGAAATCGCCCCGGGGGCGGACGGCACGGGCGGGCAGACGCTCTCCGTGCGGGACGACCTCACGCTGCAATCGGGCGGCGGGCTGCGGATCGACCACACCCCCGCCGGCACGGACCTCGTCGCGGTGGGCGGCGCCGCGAACCTGTCCGGCGGCACGGTGACGGTGGACGTCGGCTCCCCCGACGCCGCCGCCCAGCGGGCGCTGGCCCGGCAAATCGCCGAACCCGGCTCCTTCATGGACCTGACGGTCCTCACCGCCGCCGGCGGGATCACGGCGGGTCCCCAGTCCGCGGGGGCCAAGGCGTGGTCGCTGACCGGCTCGTCGTCGGTCGTCTCCGACGGCGGGACGGATTCGCTGGTGGTGCGTCTGAGCCGCGTGGCGAACGGCGCCGCGGTCTTCGCCAATCCGGACGAGGCCGCCGCCGCGGACGCCCTGTTCACCCTCATGCCGAACGCCGAAGGCCCCGCCGCCGACCTGTTCGCCGCCGCCCTGCTCTCCGACGCCGACGCCGCCCGGCCGATGCTCAACGGCCTGACCGCGGCCCGCTCCGGCGGCCTGGGCGGCGTGAGCGTCGCCGGCGCCGGCGCCGTCCGCCGCACGATGTTCCGCGCCCTGCGGCCCGGCGGCGGCGGCGGCGGCCTGTTCCGCGGCCAGAGCGGCGACCCCCTCGCCGACGCCGGCACCGGCGCCGGCGGGGACGACGAGTTCGGCTTCGGCACCTTCACCCTCGGCTCGGACATCGGCGACGGCGGGGACGGCGAAGAGTCGGAGGGAGTCGACCCGGGAGTCCGCACCGCCGACGCGGGAGACAAAGACTCCGAAACGGGAGTTGAGAAGTCGTCCTTCACCCCCGGCGGGCGGGCCGCCCGGACGCGGCGGAGCGGGCCGGACCTCTGCTGGGGCGGTTTCGCCGAGGGCTACGTGGTCGGCGGCGAGATCGGCTCCGGCCTGAACGAGACGGAGTACCTCACCGGCGGGGCGGTGTTCGGCATCGATCGGCTGGTCGCCTCCGGCACGCGGGTCGGCGTGCTGTGGGGCTTCGGCGGGACCGGCGCCGAGAGCGGCGGCGGCGTCGATCAGTTCGAGGCCGACGTCTCCAGCTGGCAGCTCGGCCTGTACGGCACAAAAACCGCGGGCCGGTGGCACGCGGCGGCCGCGGCGGTCTACGGCGGGGACGGCTACGAGACGACGCGCACCCTGCGGGCCGGCGGGCAGGCCTTCGTCGCCGACGGCGAAACCGACGGCTCCAGCGTGACCCTCGCCGCCGAGAGCGGCTACCTGCTGCCGATCGAGTGGATCGACCTGCAACCGCTGGCCGGCGTGCAGTACGTCAGCTCCTCCCGCGACGGCTACCGGGAGACCGGCCTGGGCGCCGCGGACCTGCTCTACGGCGACGCCTCGGCCGACAGCCTGCGGGTGCAGCTCGGCGCCCGGGCGGCGAAGACGCTGGGCGATCCGGGCGGGTTCGCGGTGATCCCGGAACTGCGGGCCTGGTGGTTCGGCGAAGTCGCCGGCTCCGACAGCCCCGCCCCGATCCGGTTCGCCGCCGCCCCCACCCTGCCCGCCTTCACGACGGTCGGCGAGGACGGGACGAACCAGTGGGTCTTCGGCGGCGGCCTGACCGGCCTGCTGGGCCGGCACGTTCGCCTCTACGCCCACTACGACCTGCTGCTGGGCGAAGACTCTCTGAGTCACGCCGGCACCGGCGGCGCCGAACTGCGGTGGTAA